Proteins from a genomic interval of Trifolium pratense cultivar HEN17-A07 linkage group LG6, ARS_RC_1.1, whole genome shotgun sequence:
- the LOC123892651 gene encoding cell number regulator 6 — protein sequence MGDQKSRYVKLTKDKEQAPFRDITPGELNQPIDVPQLNARRCLECGQVLPETYQPPADEDWTTGICGCVDDIDSCWTGLFCPCVLFGRNVEAIRDDIPWTNGCVCHAMCIEGGMALAAATAFMNGIDPDTTFLIAEGLFFTWWMCGIYTGLFRQALQKKYHLKDSPCDPCMVHCCLHWCAICQEHREMKNHLCDNNNTDGTITNPPPVQEIKSDLNKESTLSTKSSTKDEHNNLAITPI from the exons ATGGGAGATCAAAAGTCAAGGTATGTGAAGTTGACCAAAGATAAAGAACAAGCACCATTTCGAGATATTACTCCTGGAGAGCTTAACCAACCCATTGATGTTCCACAA TTAAATGCTCGTAGATGTCTTGAATGTGGACAAGTTTTACCTGAAACCTACCAACCCCCAGCTGATGAAGATTGGACAACTGGAATATGTGGTTGTGTCGATGATATTGATAGCT GTTGGACTGGACTCTTTTGTCCATGTGTTCTATTTGGAAGAAACGTTGAAGCAATAAGAGATGACATACCTTGGACCAATGGATGTGTCTGTCATGCAATGTGTATAGAAGGTGGAATGGCACTTGCTGCAGCAACAGCATTTATGAATGGAATTGATCCGGATACAACTTTTCTCATTGCTGAAGGCCttttcttcacttggtggaTGTGTGGTATTTATACTGGTCTCTTTCGACAAGCTCTTCAAAAGAAATATCATCTAAAG gacTCACCATGTGATCCTTGTATGGTGCATTGTTGCTTGCATTGGTGTGCTATATGCCAAGAGCATCGAGAGATGAAGAACCATTTATGTGATAACAATAACACTGATGGAACTATTACAAATCCCCCTCCAGTTCAAGAGATTAAATCTGATTTAAACAAGGAGTCGACATTGTCAACTAAATCTTCTACAAAGGATGAACATAACAATTTGGCAATTACAcctatttaa
- the LOC123892653 gene encoding glutamate receptor 3.3-like has product MDRSWMKASRLSAEFEQGVIEFLRFDEINLPICLQAFPPDSPLAVDLSTAILELAENRDLQRIHDKWLLSSACRSQGAKLEVDRLNLRCYSIAFLYIGWGLDGSVWIVLELKGRNEDCVHFEVL; this is encoded by the exons ATGGATCGTAGTTGGATGAAAGCTAGTAGATTAAGTGCCGAGTTTGAACAAGGAGTGATTGAATTTCTTCGATTTGATGAAATCAATCTTCCAATTTGTCTTCAGGCCTTTCCACCAGACTCACCATTAGCGGTTGACCTGTCAACTGCCATTTTGGAGTTGGCAGAAAATCGAGATTTACAAAGAATCCATGACAAATGGCTTTTGAGCAGTGCTTGTCGATCACAAGGTGCAAAGCTTGAAGTGGATAGACTCAATCTCAGATGCTATAGTATCGCTTTCTTGTACATTGGTTGGGGACTAGATG GCTCAGTTTGGATTGTATTAGAGTTGAAAGGGAGGAATGAGGATTGTGTACATTTTGAGGTTTTATAA